The following proteins come from a genomic window of Methanomassiliicoccales archaeon:
- a CDS encoding 4Fe-4S double cluster binding domain-containing protein, translating to MTENGNIFRLLEAKGYLARSLSVSHLPEVRKDLEIFHHQGLLDPKLYELYLARFRYIVPESFPDAKSVIVIAVPQPICEVTFNWEGRRIRTVVPPTYAQAVEMDQEIVDLLEKGDGNGVHLMRAILPHKTLAARTGLVEYGRNNITYVPKFGSFYRLTSFFTNRELPDDWRDVKAMERCDECRACLKACPTNAISDDRFLLHAERCITFHNEMPADTPFPEFISAGMHNALVGCMICQNVCPANIKVKDWMVHCSELSEDETAFLMKGDFTGPEAKMMATRLEPLGLELSMFPRNLVALLKNGSAWN from the coding sequence ATGACCGAGAACGGGAACATATTCAGGCTTCTAGAGGCGAAGGGATATCTCGCAAGGTCTCTTTCCGTCTCCCATCTCCCGGAGGTGCGGAAGGACCTGGAGATCTTCCATCATCAAGGTCTACTGGACCCCAAGCTCTACGAACTGTACCTTGCCCGTTTTAGATACATCGTGCCCGAATCGTTCCCAGATGCCAAGAGCGTCATCGTTATCGCCGTTCCACAGCCCATCTGCGAGGTCACCTTCAACTGGGAAGGGCGAAGAATAAGGACCGTCGTCCCGCCAACCTATGCCCAGGCAGTGGAGATGGACCAGGAGATCGTCGATCTGCTGGAGAAGGGAGATGGGAACGGTGTCCACCTCATGAGGGCGATCCTGCCCCATAAGACCCTGGCCGCCAGAACAGGTCTGGTAGAGTATGGTCGCAACAACATCACCTATGTGCCCAAGTTCGGCAGCTTCTATCGGCTGACCAGCTTCTTCACCAACAGGGAGCTGCCAGACGATTGGCGGGACGTGAAGGCCATGGAACGCTGCGATGAGTGCCGGGCTTGCCTGAAAGCGTGTCCCACCAATGCCATCTCCGACGATCGATTCCTGTTGCATGCCGAGAGATGCATTACCTTCCACAACGAGATGCCGGCCGATACCCCGTTCCCCGAATTCATATCTGCGGGAATGCACAACGCCCTAGTGGGATGTATGATCTGCCAGAATGTATGTCCGGCCAACATCAAGGTCAAGGATTGGATGGTGCATTGCAGCGAGCTGAGCGAGGATGAGACGGCCTTCCTAATGAAGGGTGATTTTACCGGGCCCGAAGCGAAGATGATGGCCACCCGCCTGGAGCCTTTGGGTCTTGAGCTGAGCATGTTCCCCAGGAACCTCGTGGCCCTGCTGAAGAACGGCAGTGCTTGGAACTGA